The following are from one region of the Bacillus methanolicus MGA3 genome:
- a CDS encoding YnfA family protein has protein sequence MLYAIILFIFAGLAEIGGGYLIWLWLREGKPFYLGIFGGVTLALYGVIATFQAFSSFGRVYAAYGGVFIILSVLWGWWIDKKTPDLYDWIGASICLIGAAIMLWGPRQ, from the coding sequence ATTTTATACGCAATCATTTTATTTATCTTTGCAGGTTTAGCGGAGATTGGAGGGGGTTATCTTATTTGGCTTTGGCTACGAGAAGGAAAGCCTTTTTATTTGGGAATTTTTGGTGGAGTTACACTAGCTCTATATGGCGTCATTGCTACTTTCCAAGCGTTTTCTTCTTTTGGACGAGTTTATGCAGCTTACGGAGGTGTGTTTATAATTCTTTCCGTTTTATGGGGATGGTGGATCGATAAGAAAACACCTGATTTGTATGATTGGATTGGCGCCAGTATTTGTTTAATTGGTGCTGCCATCATGTTATGGGGCCCTAGACAA